The following proteins come from a genomic window of Liolophura sinensis isolate JHLJ2023 chromosome 13, CUHK_Ljap_v2, whole genome shotgun sequence:
- the LOC135481098 gene encoding uncharacterized protein LOC135481098 produces the protein MKTLLLVSLLHFVASKSLNPLCQMMCLDVYDPVCGSDGKTYSNSCYLATRNCNSRLTVTMAHKGGCDSVASSAEKRSVVTCYECNSGVLFPNPNCPAKGTVNDEHTEHRECHSKCFVRDNEFYNTTIFRGCISDYPDLITPIPQDGYHGYHHGIIYICTGDRCNGGPFNPPPTPPDNIGNY, from the exons ATGAAAACCTTGTTGCTTGTTTCGCTACTAcactttg TGGCGTCCAAATCATTAAATCCACTTTGTCAGATGATGTGCCTGGACGTCTACGACCcg GTATGTGGTTCAGACGGAAAAACGTACAGTAACTCCTGTTACCTAGCAACCAGGAACTGCAA TTCTCGGCTAACTGTAACCATGGCGCACAAAGGCGGCTGCGATTCTGTGGCTAGCTCCGCTG AAAAGCGCTCCGTGGTGACGTGTTATGAATGTAACAGCGGAGTTCTCTTTCCTAACCCGAACTGTCCAGCCAAAGGGACAGTCAATGATGAGCACACAGAGCACAGAGAATGTCATTCCAAGTGCTTTGTCAGGGACAATGAATTCTACAACACAA CGATATTTAGAGGGTGTATTTCGGACTACCCTGACCTGATCACCCCAATACCCCAGGACGGTTACCATGGTTACCACCACGGCATTATTTACATATGCACAGGAGATCGCTGCAATGGTGGCCCATTCA